The following proteins are co-located in the Shouchella hunanensis genome:
- a CDS encoding long-chain fatty acid--CoA ligase, translating into MMNTPLTIPPMLERAERYFPSKQVISRTLDNMHRLSYREIGRRTRALASVLNEFGLKRGERVGTVAWNHHRHLEAYFAAPGLGAVLHMINMRLSSDHLVYVINHAEDRILLIDEDLLPIVEAVKDQLTSVHTYIVLTDKKEVPQSTLEPLYSYEALLEKGNPNFAFLEDLVENEPAAMCYTSATTGKPKGVLYTHRGITLHSLVQGMVDTTAISENDVCMPVVPMFHVNAWGLPFSATFYGATQVLPGPQFTPQLLAELIESEHVTFTGGVPTIWLGLLQVIEKGNYDLSSLRAVICGGSAAPKSMIESFEKKLNIPFFHAYGMTETSPIVSYARLKSYQHSWPEEERYHIRAKQGMAVPLIDIKGVNENGDIAWDGKEMGELLIRGPWIADHYHDDERSQEAFRNGWLHTGDVVTIDEEGAIKIVDRTKDLIKSGGEWISSVDLENAIMGHEAVLEAAVVSVPHEKWQERPVACVVLKEGGVVTKEELNDYLATQFSKWWLPDDVLFMHQLPRTSVGKFLKRALREQVVSAKKES; encoded by the coding sequence ATGATGAACACACCTTTAACCATTCCGCCAATGTTAGAACGCGCGGAGCGTTATTTCCCATCTAAGCAAGTAATCTCAAGAACGTTGGATAACATGCACCGACTGTCTTACAGAGAGATTGGCAGGCGCACAAGAGCTTTAGCAAGTGTACTTAACGAGTTTGGACTAAAGCGCGGGGAGCGCGTAGGGACGGTTGCATGGAATCATCATCGCCATTTAGAGGCCTATTTTGCTGCCCCAGGTTTAGGTGCTGTGCTGCATATGATTAATATGCGACTTTCCTCAGATCACCTTGTCTATGTGATTAATCACGCTGAAGATCGCATACTGCTAATTGATGAAGATCTTTTGCCAATTGTAGAAGCAGTGAAAGACCAGCTGACATCGGTTCATACTTATATTGTTTTAACGGATAAAAAAGAAGTGCCTCAATCAACCCTCGAGCCTTTGTATTCATATGAAGCGCTACTAGAAAAAGGAAACCCGAACTTTGCTTTTCTCGAGGATCTTGTTGAAAATGAACCTGCGGCGATGTGCTACACGTCTGCCACAACCGGGAAACCAAAAGGTGTGTTATATACACATAGAGGAATTACGCTTCATAGTTTAGTTCAAGGTATGGTTGATACAACAGCTATATCGGAAAATGACGTCTGCATGCCCGTTGTGCCTATGTTTCATGTTAACGCATGGGGATTACCTTTTAGCGCCACTTTTTATGGGGCGACTCAAGTTCTTCCTGGACCTCAGTTTACACCACAACTGCTCGCAGAGTTAATCGAAAGTGAACATGTTACATTTACAGGAGGTGTGCCGACGATTTGGCTTGGTCTCTTGCAAGTAATAGAAAAAGGGAACTATGATTTAAGTAGTCTTAGAGCGGTCATATGCGGTGGCTCGGCAGCCCCTAAAAGTATGATTGAAAGCTTTGAGAAAAAATTAAACATTCCTTTTTTCCACGCATATGGAATGACTGAAACCTCCCCAATTGTTTCCTACGCTCGGTTAAAAAGTTATCAACATAGCTGGCCAGAGGAGGAGCGATATCATATCAGGGCAAAGCAAGGGATGGCTGTTCCCCTTATTGATATAAAGGGCGTAAACGAAAACGGAGACATTGCGTGGGACGGGAAGGAGATGGGTGAGCTACTTATTCGTGGTCCGTGGATTGCCGATCATTACCACGATGATGAGCGAAGTCAAGAAGCTTTTCGTAACGGCTGGCTTCATACTGGGGACGTTGTGACGATTGATGAAGAGGGCGCTATCAAAATTGTTGATCGGACAAAGGATTTAATTAAAAGTGGTGGCGAATGGATCTCTTCTGTTGATTTAGAAAATGCCATTATGGGACATGAAGCCGTTCTTGAAGCGGCGGTAGTATCCGTTCCTCACGAGAAATGGCAGGAGCGTCCTGTAGCGTGTGTTGTATTAAAAGAAGGCGGTGTCGTGACTAAGGAAGAATTAAATGACTACTTGGCGACTCAATTTTCGAAATGGTGGTTGCCTGATGATGTTCTCTTTATGCATCAGCTTCCACGCACGTCAGTAGGTAAGTTTTTAAAGCGGGCATTGCGGGAACAAGTAGTAAGCGCAAAGAAGGAATCGTGA
- a CDS encoding tyrosine-protein phosphatase, with the protein MIDIHSHILPGLDDGAKTIEDSIAIAEQAVSEGVTAMVATPHHQHPNFPLLDGSFLHDAVAELNEELNKQGIPLTVMAGQEIRLYGDVPSDLASGSSLSLANSKYVLVEFPSNDIPVYATRLFYELGSQGYIPIIAHPERNKVIMESPNKLYELIKNGALAQLTSSSLTGYFGKDIQTLSEQLIEANLVHVIASDVHNTSNRTLRMQEAYQVVEDRFGSQLLFEYKENARLIVENKHIYLEPPERVTKKRKKLFGLF; encoded by the coding sequence ATGATTGACATTCATAGTCATATCTTACCCGGGCTCGATGATGGGGCAAAAACGATTGAAGACAGTATCGCAATTGCCGAGCAAGCAGTGAGCGAAGGGGTTACAGCGATGGTGGCAACGCCTCATCATCAGCACCCGAATTTTCCTCTGCTAGATGGATCGTTTTTACACGATGCGGTGGCGGAGTTAAATGAGGAGCTCAACAAACAAGGTATTCCTCTGACGGTTATGGCCGGTCAGGAAATACGTTTGTATGGAGATGTACCAAGTGACCTAGCGTCCGGTTCAAGCTTAAGTTTAGCAAACAGCAAATATGTTCTTGTGGAATTTCCTTCAAATGATATACCTGTCTATGCAACACGTTTATTCTATGAACTAGGTTCTCAAGGGTATATTCCAATTATTGCACACCCAGAGCGAAACAAGGTGATTATGGAATCACCAAACAAACTGTATGAGCTGATTAAAAACGGTGCACTTGCTCAGTTAACATCATCTAGTTTAACTGGTTATTTTGGCAAAGACATTCAAACGTTAAGCGAGCAACTGATTGAAGCGAATCTCGTTCATGTAATCGCATCCGATGTTCATAATACATCGAATCGCACGTTACGTATGCAGGAAGCATATCAAGTCGTAGAAGATCGATTTGGTTCCCAATTACTGTTTGAATACAAGGAAAATGCTCGATTAATTGTTGAAAATAAGCATATTTACCTTGAGCCTCCTGAAAGAGTAACAAAAAAAAGAAAGAAGCTATTTGGATTATTTTAA
- a CDS encoding response regulator: MNVLIAEDDYRLVMIHSEYVHACSGFHLLGYALNGQELFKRLDEEEQVDLLLLDLYFPDIERAKLLQDVRRNYPDLDILIISASDDMAILQKAKRSGVFAFLQKPVDAALFKQTLNDYAAQQTLFNRSYATFYNEDAARVLGGSLSLKPVSTLHSDLPSGIDAITLQRVNDLLQQFEEGLTIEKTCEELGVSRTTARRYLEHLVRESTVYTQLSYGEIGRPERRYQLKHH; encoded by the coding sequence ATGAATGTACTAATAGCAGAAGACGATTATCGGCTAGTGATGATTCACTCTGAGTATGTCCACGCATGTAGCGGTTTTCATTTACTAGGATATGCACTAAATGGACAGGAATTGTTTAAGCGACTTGATGAAGAAGAGCAGGTCGATTTATTGCTGCTTGATTTGTATTTTCCTGATATTGAAAGGGCGAAGCTGCTCCAAGACGTACGTAGAAACTACCCGGATTTAGATATACTCATCATCTCTGCATCAGACGACATGGCTATTCTTCAAAAGGCTAAACGAAGTGGTGTGTTTGCTTTTTTACAAAAGCCAGTAGATGCAGCGCTGTTCAAGCAAACCCTAAACGATTATGCAGCACAGCAAACTCTTTTTAACCGTTCTTATGCGACATTTTACAATGAAGATGCAGCACGTGTGTTAGGTGGAAGTCTGTCATTAAAACCTGTTTCAACTTTACATTCAGATTTACCTTCAGGAATTGATGCGATTACGCTTCAACGGGTGAATGATTTACTTCAACAATTTGAAGAAGGACTAACGATTGAAAAAACATGTGAAGAACTCGGTGTATCGCGAACAACAGCAAGGCGCTATTTAGAGCATCTTGTAAGAGAGTCCACAGTTTACACACAATTAAGCTATGGTGAGATCGGTAGACCTGAGCGGCGATATCAATTAAAGCATCACTAA
- a CDS encoding sensor histidine kinase, which produces MTIRTRVLLVFSILVVILISLFTLVHAYFESVNLNQEYKQLSRQTANALSFMPALANALHENDVSEVQGIIDRVRLQAYNPLVSVIDDNGKEMLSGKEDETRHSLQATLVFGSYRTERTVLHGEEVIQTTAPIYDQIGDAEQLIGAVRVSYPLERINEVLYERLWRNAFVGFAGLALSLLCAGIISSSIQRDTFGHEPALIATLYKEREALLQSLNEGICAVNEHGDVTLFNPAAAFILGTEQANKGVLHKLGLFESLHNGQTLFDDMRNISGKSLVVNCQPLYENKKRVGAICSFRDFTEIKQVKETMAQMQAQSDGLRAQAHEFRNKLYVLMGLLQLGKQEEALTFIVNETSVQRAQTVPLFQKITDVGVQALLLAKMAKAAEKHVHLSIEESSELHTIERIPISDLSTIIGNVLDNAIEAVADTEKKDVLFFASDAGDEWVIDVYDSGQGFNEDLKPLLQPGRSTKGEERGFGLSNVQQVLEKWNGVMEVNGISDKEGTVVSIYIPKTEGDKR; this is translated from the coding sequence ATGACGATAAGAACACGTGTCTTGCTTGTGTTCTCTATTCTTGTCGTGATACTTATCTCATTATTCACGCTTGTTCATGCTTATTTTGAAAGCGTTAACTTAAATCAGGAATATAAACAATTATCAAGACAGACCGCCAATGCCCTCTCCTTCATGCCGGCATTAGCGAACGCCCTACATGAAAACGATGTAAGCGAAGTTCAAGGTATTATTGATCGAGTACGCCTTCAAGCATATAACCCACTAGTCTCTGTCATAGATGATAATGGAAAAGAAATGTTGTCTGGAAAAGAAGATGAGACACGACATAGTTTACAGGCAACGCTTGTATTTGGTTCTTATCGGACAGAACGAACGGTGTTGCATGGAGAAGAAGTGATTCAAACGACAGCACCAATCTATGACCAAATAGGTGATGCAGAACAACTGATCGGAGCTGTTCGCGTGTCCTACCCATTAGAAAGAATAAACGAGGTGTTATACGAACGATTGTGGCGCAATGCTTTTGTCGGTTTCGCGGGATTAGCATTAAGTTTACTTTGTGCAGGTATTATTTCATCGAGTATACAGCGTGATACATTCGGTCATGAGCCCGCTCTTATTGCAACGCTTTACAAAGAGAGAGAAGCCTTGCTTCAATCTTTAAATGAAGGAATTTGTGCGGTGAATGAACATGGTGACGTAACGTTGTTTAATCCGGCAGCAGCTTTTATCTTGGGAACTGAACAGGCAAATAAAGGCGTTTTGCATAAGTTAGGATTATTTGAGTCTTTACATAACGGTCAGACGCTCTTTGATGATATGCGAAACATTTCTGGAAAATCGCTCGTTGTGAATTGCCAGCCTCTTTACGAAAATAAAAAAAGAGTCGGCGCTATTTGTAGTTTTAGGGATTTTACAGAAATAAAGCAAGTAAAAGAAACGATGGCGCAGATGCAAGCACAGTCTGATGGTTTAAGAGCTCAGGCTCATGAATTTCGCAACAAGTTATATGTCTTAATGGGGCTTTTACAGCTTGGAAAGCAAGAAGAAGCGCTGACGTTTATTGTAAATGAAACGAGTGTACAACGCGCCCAGACCGTTCCTCTTTTTCAAAAAATAACGGACGTCGGGGTACAAGCACTCTTACTTGCAAAAATGGCAAAAGCGGCAGAAAAGCATGTCCATTTGTCGATAGAAGAGTCTAGTGAATTGCATACGATTGAGCGAATCCCCATATCCGATTTGTCCACAATCATTGGAAATGTGTTAGATAATGCGATTGAAGCAGTGGCAGACACAGAAAAGAAAGACGTGCTTTTTTTTGCAAGTGACGCAGGTGATGAGTGGGTCATTGATGTTTATGATAGTGGACAAGGCTTTAATGAAGATCTGAAACCGCTTCTTCAACCAGGTAGATCGACAAAAGGAGAAGAAAGAGGGTTTGGTCTTTCAAATGTTCAACAAGTATTGGAGAAGTGGAATGGTGTAATGGAAGTTAATGGAATCTCTGATAAGGAAGGCACAGTTGTTTCGATTTATATTCCAAAAACAGAAGGAGATAAGAGATGA